One Gossypium hirsutum isolate 1008001.06 chromosome A08, Gossypium_hirsutum_v2.1, whole genome shotgun sequence genomic window, CAACGGCAGTTCCAAAGTGGCAGAATCGTAACCAGCAGCTCCGTGCTAGCTACCCAACGAACCTAGCATCCTCTCCCATAATGATGTCTCCAACCTTCGGGGTTGAAACATCCGGGCCAACTGCAGCATCAAGTTTAAGTTCAAAACGGAGCCCAAGCGTCATCGAGCGTCCTGCTGGAAATCGTAATTCAGGGTTTTCTACGCCAGCATCACCAGTTGGTGCAATGCCTCCCAACCTTTCGGATTGGGGTTCCGTCGATGGCAAACTAGACTGGGGTATACAAGGAGAAGAGCTAAAGAAACTAAGAAAATCTGCATCTCTTGTGTTCCTAAACAACAGCAGCAATTTGCCGAATACAGCACGCTCACTGCCATCAACCAGCGAAGAACCAGAAGCGTCTCGGGTCCAGCCTCACATGAACGGCAGCACCCATTCCGCCGGTCAGGTTAGACCTGAGGACCAGAAGCAGCAGAAATGTCATAACACTGGGAATTCGGATATGCTCAGTGCCTGGATGGAACAGTTGTACAAGGACCAGGACCAAATATTGAACTAAAACCGAAAACTAGCCCCTCCCTCCATTACCtcctaagtttaattttttttatttatttcttggatggaaaatggaagcaaatttagtatttatttatttatttttgtttcaactTATGTTTCTGGTTTGTACCTTTTTTATGCATTATTTATCGATATAAACTTTTTTATCCTTTCTACTTGTCCTAGATAAacattatgcatattttatctaCCTTTCAAGTATGACGGATTGCACTAACCATCAAACCTAACTATTCACCTATATTCTTAAGAAACACATATTTAATTGCCTTCAAAGTCGGTTATTCCCTAAAACCGAAGCACTATACCGGTATTGCACAACACACAAGCATTAAGAATCACATAAACACGACGAAATAAAAGAGAACTACTTCACACAATGTGTAAAACAAGATCCAATAGAATTTCACATAAGCAATAATGAAGGCATGAACATCTCAAAATCGAATCATTCGTATTAACATATATAGATGCAAGTCTATAAATATGAATCACATAAGAGTGCAAATCAACAAATAAAATTCTTCATTGGTCATTCCCAGCTACATAAGCACCAACAAAACATAATCACTAAGGACATAATTTTATCCATCAATCATCTTTTGCTAAAACCGTTTTTCTTACGTTCATAGAATAAGTTGGTTTTAGCATTCCCGAGATCAACAGTTTTCAGACAACCATCTCAAAATCTTGTGAAAAAGGCGAGATGCAACAAAATAAAAGAGAACTACTTCACACAATGTGTAAAACAAGATCCAATAAAACTTCACATGAGTAAAAACGAATGCATAAACATCTCAAAATCAAATCATTCATATTAACATATAGATGCAAGTCTATAAATATGAAACACATAAGAGGGCAAATCAGCAAATAGAATTCGTCATCCAGTCATTCCTACCTACATAGGCACCAACAAAACATAATCACTAAGGAcataaattttacattaaaaccGTATTCTACATTCATAGAATAAGTCAGTTTTAGCGCTCTCAAGATTAACGATTTTCAGACAACCATCTCAAAATCTAGTGGAAAGGGGGAGATGCAACGAAAGAAAAGAGAACTACTTCACACAATGTGTAAAACAAGATCCAATAGAACTTCACATGAGCAAAAACAAAGGCATAAACATCTCAAAATCGAACCATTTGTATAAATATGAATCACATAAGAGTGCAAATCAGCAAATAGAATTCGTCATTCGTTCATTCCTAGCTACATAAGCACCAACAAAACATAATCACCAAGGAAACAAATTTTATCCATCAATCATCTTTTCTTAAAACCATATTTTTTACGTTCATAGAATAAGTCGGTTTTAGCACTCCCTAGATTAACGATTTTCGGACAACCATCTCGATCTTTCTCTTGTTGTGTACACTCTTTACAATAATATGCATCAGATATTCCTACACCACACAGATAACACACCTACCTTGGAACGAACCATAGTTGCATTCATCGCAAACCTGCAACAGCGTGCAAGGACGAACGTAGGAGTCGCAAATTACGCATTTGCCATCACATTTCTCACATAGTCGTCCTATTGCAATACCTGGCTGCTTCCTGCACATGATCAAATCAGGGTGGTGCTTGGCCATCACTCAGTAACTGAAACAACAATGGAAAAGATTATAATTAAGATAAATTCAAAAACTCAACatcatagaaatcataaaaatcaATACAGAGTTCTTATTTTGCTACTATCACTACACACATTTCTCATTTGCTTCATGGAATTCGATAATTAAACCAAAGATAACACTGATTATAGCATAACTGAATCATATGAAAAGAACCCATCACGTCAACAATTCTTTCTTTCAGAAACAAACATaagaaaagagggaaaaaaaaaagagcccTTAATTTAGAAACAGGAACACGTTGTAAAATTACAAACTTGGGACCAAAAATTATTAGCTGAAATGGGGAATCCGAGGAGAATGAatcaacaaagaaaaaagaagaaggaagagtGGCAATGCTGACCTAAATTGAAGCCCAAATCCGAGATGTAGAAAGCGCTGGTTATAGATTCATAGAAGAAGAGGTTTAATCGAAATATTATCATCCATTCATTGCTTACTCTAATTCATCCATTACAATGGTTAAATTATACTCAAGTCagtaaactattagtaagtttacgtttggGTCACTCATCTTCAgaaaaaatacaaaatggtcactgaactattccaaagttttcatttaagtaactAGCATGTTAAAATAGCTGATATCGACCTTCTCTTTTCGCACCGCTTGCACCAATCGAgagctttctttttattttcttctaagTTCAGTTCTTTACAACAGAATAACTTTGAACGTCACGAATCtataaatcaaaatctaaattgCTTTTTTTTTCGATCTTCAATACtgatatgttcttctacttgtcgATGGATACTTATCTATCATACTGGTCATCAAATCATCACTTCGAGCTTTCTAtaagaatttttgaaaaaaataataataactcaacaatttaaataaaaactttcgaatagttcaatgatcattttgtaactttttaaagttgagtgactaaaatgtaaatttattaatagtttagtgaccttaagTATAGTTTACCTTAATCCACTTACATTATTATTTCAGTGAATTACATCCAATTCTAGGTTTTGGTCactaaactttaaaaagttaccaaaaaggtccttgtactattcaaaaattttaaattaatgtactatttaaaagtttttaaagtcATTGAGTTTGGGGTTGTTTTAGTTTGAGTTATTTGAAGCTCGGATCATTTTAAGTTCATGTTATTCAAGTTTGGATTGTTGACTTTTCAATGGTCAAatcaaattgaattagaatcatgTTTGGCTTGATTGAATTAAAGGTAAAAGCACCATAGAAACTCTTGCATTAGGAGTTGGATTACATTTTGttctctttactaaaaaaaaaatcaaattagtccatgtatATTTAATTAAAGAGCAAATGGGTCATATAtacaattacattaaattaaagaatttggttagttataatttttatgtttttttataaatttaaaattttaattctaaccAAACATTAGTTGTTAAATTCCTTaagttaaattttagtgttttcaaaatttcatacaacaaatatattattagatGTGTAATATCATGTCAACTTGTTATTTCTATATAATTCTCATCGAAAAAtcacattattttaattaatagattCAACAACGATTGTTTAAGTcaagactgaaatttcaaaaattgaaaagcATAAGGATTAAAAATAATCCAATTGGAGAACACAAATTAAACCTATAACTTATCAGGTCAGTATCTGAATTTGATCTAATAGATTTAACTGATATGATCATTTGGGTCATAATTAAAATCTCAAATTtcggaaaaaaaaaactaaaattaagtaCATTAAAATTCATGAATTAAATCAATCTACATATTTAATAcaaagattaataataataataataataactaagcATTTAGCTTGAAATTATCAGGGGAAAGCCTAAATCCCAAGGTCTCTATTTCCTTTTGAGCTTGTGCTTGAAAAGATTTGTAAGTAAAAGGCTTCTACTTTGGACTTTGAAGTGTACAATCAAATTGTGGAAACACAAAATAATTTATTGTGATTCGGTCCTCTTGTTTCTTTACCTTTACTCTATGCTTCGCACTTGTGTATAAATCGTTGCTTATGGTCTGATCAATGCAAAATTTTCTCATCAAATCTCAAAGGAAATGTGATAATTTTGATtcgaacttgaaaattggattcaattaatttaaatctaaatatgattcgattcgatttgatcaTAAAATGTTAACAATATGAACAATATCGGCAAATGGATTCCAATTCAAATTGACTCAAAATCAAAACAACATGAACCTAAACTCAAATCTAAATGACTTGAACTCAAAATTATCCCAACAAAATATGACTCAAAAATTTCGAAACTAAAGTCTCATCCAAATTAATCCAACCAAAAATCTAACATGACCTGTCCAGTAACAATAAAAGTTCAAAAATCAAATCGTGATATAAGTGTATATAAGATCATATAACATCTAAATGAAACACTTGCTATTTGAAAACTCTTTATCTTTTGCATTTGAATTCATCAAAGTAATTAAAAGAAATctatgagaaaaaaaatttgaacctGTATCATATCTCCAAGGTTGACGATGAGGGAATCGGCTATGGGTTTAACAAGGATCCATTTGTTTTCTTTGAAAACTTCTAGTCCTCCGAGTTGGTCTTGGTTCAATATCGAAAGAACTGTGCTATCTGTATGAACTCCGACTCCCCATGCTTGGTTACCTTTAGGGATCCGTGGATACCGATGAACACGTATAAATCCAGTCGATTCCGACAAATAAGATTTCGATAGTCTCGAATCAAGACCAAGATTTTTCGCCATGGATTCGTATATAGTTCTAGCAAGCCTAGCTTGGTGCCTTCCATATTCATCCATTAAACTCCTAACCCGACcataaaaatgaatgaataaaccataaattttatacaTCTTTAATGAATCAGATAATAACAGTTTACCTGAAAGAGTCAAGTAATGGATCTTCGAATCTGGATTCCGAGAGCCCAACTAGAGGAAAATTAATGACTTCGACCCAACTAATAGTCTTCGGACTTCGAAGGGCCGCCCCAGATATGGTTCGAGCTGTGGTGCCCCAAAAATAAGACAAAGGGCTGcttaaaatggcttgtttatgcTCAAACGAAAGGGAGAAAAGGTTCTTAGCTTGGTCCTGGATTTGGGTCATTAACTTCGAAGGGATCCCATGGTTTACCAAACGAAATAAACCCCAATCCTTACAAGCTTCCTCAAGCTTGTCCAAACTAAGACATTGAAGGTCTATGATAGGGATAAGATCTAAATCTTCAAGATCTTGGATGGGTTCATCAATGTCTATGATTTGGGTTTGGTGGCTTTGTTGGTTAAACAGTGGAGGATATGATTCATTGTTCATTTTCTAACATTTGTGTTTCTTCTTTGTACGGTCTATTggcagatatatatatatatatattatattataatcatTCTTCTATGACTTAAACTAAAGGTTTAATTATAGTTTTAGTCCAATTGAGTTTTAGTCATTGTTATAGTAATATTTTGGAGAATATAGGTTTGAACTTCGAATACCTTTTAAGTCTTCATATTTTCATCCTATTAATAGGGATTCATATTTTCATACTATTAATAGGGATGTAGCTAAAATGGAGCAGGCACGGGCCTTGGCCTTGTTGTTGGCTAGatagaaaaattttcttttaggccctctcataaaatatatattaataatattattaattgattttttttcattttaatattatatatgttctatgtgttattattattaattagtttcgaacaaaattttcattatttattgtatgctaCTTTTTAACACACCTTTATTTTTGAAACACATGATTTTTACACGCATACGCGTGCCATAGAATTTTTAGTAGTTTAATTATAGTTTTAGGTTGATTGAGTTTTTATCATTTCTATAGTAATATTTCAAAGGATATATGAGTTCGAGCACCTTTAAACACATAATATTTTTCACTTTAAGATTGAGTCATCTTTGTATTTTTGTACTATTAGTACTATTAGCcattataaataaaatgatgatttaaaaaaataattctaaaatatgaaattttattgtttatgaaattttaatttaaatgaattttacGTGACATGATGAAACAATCAGTGTTTTTTGAACCGGACCAATTGATGGGACCAAAAATTGGTCGAAGAGTGATTTTAAATCGATTAAATTAAGAACCGATAAAAAACTGGTTGAACTAAATTTGATTGAACTTTTAATTAAAACAGTTGAATCGACTAAACTGATGGACCAATAACTTGACCGATTCAACcacattctaatttaaaaccacattctaatttaaaaaatattaatatatattattgggTTATAAAATTCTAATTTCTATCCCCAAAAGCATATATTGAAAATTGAAGCTGTCATAAGTAATGCATAATTTAATTGAAAGCACATGTTAGAAAAGGATCAAATAATGTACGGACAACACAAGTGAGAGACTGCgtataaaaaagtatataaaacaCAGGTAAAAATTCATAAATTCGGAATTTACTcccctaattttatttttaaaattttaaattttaaatacttttaaaattacataaaaataataaaaaatacaaaaaaaatctcgaaaattattttaagaaataatattCTTCCCCACTTGTTTTGTCCGTCCATTAATTGTCCCTTTCTTAACATGTGCTTTGGATTCAATTAGGCACTACTTATTGAGCATAGAAATTAGACTTTAATAAACAAATCATAGATGTCCTTTTCTTAACATATATATCATTTGCAGTTCTTTCATCAcctcaaatttatttaaattaaaattttaataaataataaatttaagtatttaGATTGTtaggttatttattttaaaaaagtcgTGCTAGTAAACTTTAAGCGACAATTTGACAATCGGTATGGGGATTAGTACCACCGACGAGTAAAAAAAACATACTTTAAATCTAAGTCGATTTGATGGTCAGTGTCGGAGATCGAAGAGAAAAATTGTTTGGACTTTGGGTCAGAGACTCGTGACGTTCAAATTTGTTTCATGAAAGAAAAATTGAACTGTAAaaaactttttgaagttgagtgatcaaaatgtaaacctattaatagtttagtgacattgaGTGTAGATtactataataaatttttatatatccaccaaatatttaaaattatttttaaaaattcgtcTTTTTTAAAGGCATTCGAACCTATATCCTCTGCAATATTCATATAGCAATGACTAAAACTCAATCACCCTAAAACTATAATTTAACCTTTAGTTTAAGTCAGTAGAATAATTATATATAGTTGCCAATAAACCATACAAAGAAGAAAcataaatgtttgaaaatgaacAATGAATCATAATCCTCCTCTGTTTAACCAACAAAGCAACCAAACCCAAATCATAGACATTGATGAACCCATCCAAGATCTTGAAGATTTAGATCTTATCCCTATCATAGACCTCAATGTATTAATTGGGACAAGCTTGACGAAGCTTGTAAGAATTGGGGTTTATTTCGTTTGATCAACCATGGGATCCCCTCAAAGCTAATGACCCAAATCCCGGACCAAGCTAGGAACCTTTTCTCCCTTTCGTTTTGAGCATAAACAAGCCATATTAAGCAGACCTTTGTCTTATTTTTGGGGCACCACGTTTTGAGCCATATCCAGGGTGGCCCTTCGAAGTCCAAATACTATCAATTGGGTCgaaataattaattttcctcTCATTGGGCTTTTGGAATTCAAGTTCGAAGATCCATTACTTCGCTCTTTCACATAAACTGTTATCATCTGATTCATTGACAATGTATAAAATTtacgatttattcattcatttttgtGGTTGAGCTAGGAGTTTCATTGATGAACATGGAAGGCACCAAGCTAGGCTTGCTAGAACCATGTACGAATCCATGGCGAAAAACCATAGTCTCGATTCGAGACTATCGGAATCTTTTTTGTCGGAATTGACCAGATTTATACGTGTTCATCAGTACCCACAAATCCCTAAAGGTAACCAAGCTTGGGAAGTTGGAGTTCGTACAGATAGCACGGTTCTTTCTATATTGAACCAAGAGCAACTCGGAGGACTACAAGTTTTCAAAGATAACAAATGGATCCCTGTTAAACCCATGGCTGATTCCCTCATCATCAACCTTGGAGATATGATGCAGGtcctaatttttttctcaatacctaaattttgttgttttatttttatacataaaCTATAATTTTCATCTCATTTTACTCCAAAAATTACTACATCCAATAAAAATGTGCCATGTGTTATGTTCTTATTGGTAATGTTTTTTCTTTTGAGGGTAAATAGAAACCAATGATAGCTTttaagtgacaaaaaaaatctttaaataccaaagtgaaaaaataaatatagttCAGGGGTTAAACCatgatgttatttttttgtttgtatcattttggttttttctttttggggGATAATTTTGGGTTTAAGTCAGTTGAGATTCGAAAATTTTCAAGTTGAGTATATGCATGGGTGGCAACAGGGCCTTGACCCCCTAAAATTAGAAACTTaaaatttgactttttaaaatttataaagttttaaattagtatttcgtaaaattatactttgacctctaaaatgataaattttttatataatcttttttaGTTCAAATAATTTCGAGTTCAGGTTCATGTCGTTTTggttttgggtcaatttgaattagAGTCCATTTGACTTTAAGCTGATCTTGTTAATGTTGTTGGCATTTTATAATCAAATCGGATCAAatcatatttaaattcaaatcaattgagtctagtttttaagTTCGGATCAAAATTAACACGTTTCTTTTGAGATTTGATGAGAAAATTTTGCATTGATCAGGCCATAACCAATAATTTATACACAAGTGTAAAGCATAGAATAAATGTGAAGCAAGTGGACCGAATCTCaaaattttgttttgtgtttCCGCAATTTGATTCTACCATTCAAAGTTCTAAGTACAAGCCTTGACTTACAAATCTTTTCAAGCACAAGCTGAAAAGGAACTAGAGACCTTGGGCTTTAGGTTGGTCTTGATAATTTCAAGCTAAAtgcttagggttttttttttgttagtctttgtattaaatatgtatattgatttaattcatgaattttaatgtacttattttttttttttgaaatttgatattttaatcatGACCCAAATGATCATATCATTTAAATCTATTAGATTATATGATTCTGTCTTTGGGATATTTCAAGTTTAGATTCATGTTGTTTTGGTTTTGAGTCAATTTGAGTTAGAATCCATTTGATTTTTGGCCTATCTTGTACATATTGTTGACGTTTTATGATCAAATCGAATCAAGTtctatttagatttaaattaattgagtccaattttcaagttcgaATCAAAATTAACACATTTCCTTTGAGATTTGATGAGAAAATTTTACATTAATCAGGCCATAAACAACTATTTATACACAAGTGCGAAAGCACAGAGTAAGGGTGAAGAAGCAAGAGGACCGAATCTCAATAAATTATTTTGTGTTTCCACAATTTGATTGTACCATTCAAAGTTCAAAGTACAATCCTTTTACTTACAAATCTTTTGAAGCACAAGCTCAAAAGGAAATAGAGACCTTGGGATTCAAGGTTGGCCTTGATAATTTCAAGCTAAATGCATagagtttttatttttggttatttgtgttttgtgtaagttatgaatttaatccatgaattttaatttagttgattttatttttcatatttttaaaatttttaatttttaatttttaattctaatCTAAATGATAGCAATTAAATTAGTTAGATCAAATTTTGATATTGGTCTCGTAAGTTATGGATTTAATTTCTCTTCTCTAAttggattttaaaatttcaatctcaACTCAAACAATaatcattaaatccatgaattaaaataacattatttttttgCGAGTACaattatgtgaaaataacaagatgacatgacatgacattacatatgtgataatatgctTATTGTATAAGTTTTGAAAATAGTAGAAATTAGTTTAACAAATTTAATAGCTATAGTTGGTTAggatagaaattttaaattaaaaaatataaaaattaaaaacaaccaaattgaagtatgaaaattaaatttgcaACTTACATATATCAAAGGGACTACTAGCATGATTTGACTTTTTTTCTTACATTTTAACGtgcaaatttattaataatttattgagAACATCAAAAAATATGTTGACAGATataataattagattttttttcttcaattttataatttgagataaatctcaaaactatataTGAACTTAAAGCATTTAACGTCATTTTTAAGTGGGTGGTAGTGTCACGGGGCAAGATCTTTCGCCTCGTGGTCCTTGCGGCCTTAGACGATCCGTttgtccaaactcgcctaagtcagtcTTTTAGTCAAGCGAGGATtctttaagaactcctccaaggtaCTAATTTGTAGAGCGGAAGCGATTAATGTCAAAAGAAACATACAAAGGACAACAGAAAGAgcgcacacaaggtgtttgagtaaatgctctcaatattctcttattcacaaagaataatgaaacaatgaatataGTGAGTGCAAATGAGGGgaagctctctatttatagttgagctcccctaaaACCGAcagtcaagatacatttacattgacggacgagattaactatatcccttgattttagggatttacaagatataccatatcaaatctaatctaatattTACAAGATAAGATTCTATCAATCTTCTCATATTAGTTGCCaaaatagcctaagttgccatatcttcattatcggaCAAATCAGGCTTCTCCAAGAGGTTATCGAATCGGCCAATTcttgtgggccaaatgatcccaaTCTACACAATAAACCTCCATCgaatgcatttggtgcgatgatCAAAGGCTTTAAATTGGCCCGTGACATTAGTACTTATATTATTGAAGATATAAATATgtgtaatacatatatatttaaataattttaaaaaatttgttgaTATATTTAGAGAATCTAATCTTGATTTGGTGTAGGTTATGCTCTAAGAACTTGGATTTAATGGAATTATACTCAATTTTAGTATTCAAACTAACACTATTATCTGTGTAATATTATtagttttttgttattttcacacTAATAACATATTGAGTCGAAATATTCataaatttgtataaatatatcaaattgttaattaaaaaaacaaattactgTTTTCAACATTATCAACACTAcaatttattattactaattgAAAAAACAACTTATtgttactaatataaacatgagAGTTTTCTTTAATTTCCATTCTTTATATTCTTCAGAAGAGAAAATTCTATGAAAAGCATTCAGCCTTTGCACAATTCTTTCCCTTACATCCCATCCTGTCAATACCCCACAACCGACGGTAGAAGCTATGGGTGACGCACCACCAACGTATCTTCCTTACGTAAACAACACGCTCGAAGTTTGTTTTCCGGGCGAGGTAAACTCAGCGGGTATATGGGAAAACCTGTCGTATCCCTCCGTGTTCCTCTCCTATCCATTGCCGCGTCTCGAGTTACAAATCTTATTGACATTTTTGTGTAGTCATTTCATTTATCTTATCGTCAAGCCACTTGGAATTACATTCTTTGCCACTCAAATGCTTGTAAGTAATCGTCTCTTTTGATAAATTTGTGTTCGGAATGCATGCTTTCATCGGAattggattattattattattttttaacatgtAGGCCGGTTTGTTGTTGGGGCATACAGTATTGGGAAAACTAGACACAGTCAACGAATTGTTGTTTTCTCAGCGATCAGGCATTGAAATCATTGATACCACGGGGCTTTTCGGTTTCGTCATGTTTATGTTCTTAATGGGAGTGAAAATGGATTTGAGGGTAGCGTTTAGGTCGACGAAGAGAGCCGCGGTGATAGGTTTTATATCCATTTTAGCACCTATAACCGTCGGTTTAATCATTTTCGAGGCCTTCAAAAAGCCTGAACAAAGCAAGGAGGTAAACTTGGAACGTTTACTCGGAACAACCATTGAATCGTTGACATCTTTTTCTGTCATCGCTTGCCTCCTCAGCGAACTCAATATCCTAAACTCCGAGCTCGGACGATTGGCTCTATCAGCGTCGGCCATCGCAGACGTGGGCACCTTGGTCCTCGTCTTTATCTTTTCGTCCATGGCAAAATGGGCCATTGCACCATCAGTAGCCGCAGTTAACACGGCAGGATCCATTGCTTTTGTGGTTATCCTCTTCTTCGTGTGCCGTCCGGTGATGTTTTGGGTAATAAAGACGACACCCGACGGAAAACCGATTAAGGAAGTGTACATTATGTTCATAGTAATGATGGCTATAGGGTCTAGTATATTCACTCATTTCTTCAGCGATTCACCATTAATCGGTGCTTTCGTCTTTGGCTTAGCCGTTCCCGACGGTCCGCCATTAGGTTCTGCCTTGGTAGACAAGCTTGAATGCTTTGTCAATGGTGTTTTTCTCGCAGTCTTCACAACCACATCAACAATGCGAGTCGATGTGAAATCGATGATGGAGAATCGATCTACATTCCTATTTAGTATCATTTTTGTTTGTGTAACGTTCCTTGCAAAAGTTATATCATGTTTTATAGCCACATTTTGGAGCTTAATGCCCTTAAAGGACTCATTGGCATTTGCTTTAATCATGAGCAGCAAAGGGATTGTGGAATTATCATATTTTTGCAGTTTCATAGATAATAAGGTACAGATCGAAAACTCGGTTGAGTTCGAATCTCCATCGTTTCGTAAATTAAACACTGAATGTACTTTTTCATTTGCAGATTATGTCCACAGCAACTTTTAGTGTCTTGGTACTCGGTATCCTTGTAAATTCAACTATAGTCCCAGTCTTGGTGAAGTTGCTTTACGACCCGGATTCGAGAAGATATGCAGGGTATGAAAAACGAACCTTAATGCACTTAAAACCCGATTCCGAGATTCGGGTTCTTGCATGCACTCATAGATCCGAAAACGTCTCCACCCTCATCGAGTTGCTTGACCTTACATGTCCTACGAAGGAGAGTCCTCAAGTTGTTTTTGCCCTTCATATTGTTGAACTAAAAGGACGTGATTCTCCTGTGTTTATAGCTCACCAAAAGAATGAAAACAGTGCCCTAAGTTCTTTAGAAAACATCTTTGCTTACAATCAATACGAACAGAACAATTGGGATTCCGTTACAGTTTATGCTTTCACGGCAATCTCGCCGCCTAAGCTCATGCACGAAGATATCTGTACTATGGCACTCAACAAGCAAACGTCTTTTAT contains:
- the LOC107931860 gene encoding gibberellin 2-beta-dioxygenase 6 → MNNESYPPLFNQQSHQTQIIDIDEPIQDLEDLDLIPIIDLQCLSLDKLEEACKDWGLFRLVNHGIPSKLMTQIQDQAKNLFSLSFEHKQAILSSPLSYFWGTTARTISGAALRSPKTISWVEVINFPLVGLSESRFEDPLLDSFRSLMDEYGRHQARLARTIYESMAKNLGLDSRLSKSYLSESTGFIRVHRYPRIPKGNQAWGVGVHTDSTVLSILNQDQLGGLEVFKENKWILVKPIADSLIVNLGDMIQTISNDLYTSAKHRVKVKKQEDRITINYFVFPQFDCTLQSPK
- the LOC107931877 gene encoding cation/H(+) antiporter 4 gives rise to the protein MAKNHSLDSRLSESFLSELTRFIRVHQYPQIPKGNQAWEVGVRTDSTVLSILNQEQLGGLQVFKDNKWIPVKPMADSLIINLGDMMQAGLLLGHTVLGKLDTVNELLFSQRSGIEIIDTTGLFGFVMFMFLMGVKMDLRVAFRSTKRAAVIGFISILAPITVGLIIFEAFKKPEQSKEVNLERLLGTTIESLTSFSVIACLLSELNILNSELGRLALSASAIADVGTLVLVFIFSSMAKWAIAPSVAAVNTAGSIAFVVILFFVCRPVMFWVIKTTPDGKPIKEVYIMFIVMMAIGSSIFTHFFSDSPLIGAFVFGLAVPDGPPLGSALVDKLECFVNGVFLAVFTTTSTMRVDVKSMMENRSTFLFSIIFVCVTFLAKVISCFIATFWSLMPLKDSLAFALIMSSKGIVELSYFCSFIDNKIMSTATFSVLVLGILVNSTIVPVLVKLLYDPDSRRYAGYEKRTLMHLKPDSEIRVLACTHRSENVSTLIELLDLTCPTKESPQVVFALHIVELKGRDSPVFIAHQKNENSALSSLENIFAYNQYEQNNWDSVTVYAFTAISPPKLMHEDICTMALNKQTSFIILPFHRKFSTDGSVEDENSMMRNVNCSVLDRAPCSVGILIDRGVDDRGKKTLKTSSRMPTCSIGMLFIGGKDDREALTLAKRMARDPQVNLTVIRLIADHHYSGNIMDWDGILDSEVLKDVKQKNEVGNSCNIMYAEEVSNDGPQAAGVIRSIVNNYDLIIVGRRYKVESVQTMGLAEWCEFPELGVVGDLLASADLDSSVSVLIVQQQYYVELGKAR